The following are encoded together in the Aliidongia dinghuensis genome:
- a CDS encoding UPF0182 family membrane protein, whose amino-acid sequence MRRRPLAVASIVILVCLVTLGRVGDFLVDWIWFSSIGYPDVFWTVFKAKAALGAATFLGSGLSLWASGVLALRFARRPAPLPPAFGVGSAAVPLLPGLFRRADPRFAWRFLIAAAAVIPGAFIAAGETGNWDLALRFIAQAPYGQSDPLFNTDIGFYLFSLPAYVALRNWMLITLFASTLVAGLVYWAHGDVVIAAQSRWISPAAIAHGSVLLGLFFVVKAWSYVLDRFLLLYGDNGVVVGAGYTDIHVGLPVLWALVAVASVAALLSWANLRRRTFRLPLTAVVLVFGSSFVLSLVCPALFQRIYVKPNELQLEAPYIGQNIALTQEAYNLRQIAVKPFPAELGLSYQSIQDNGATIDNIRLWDWQPLVDTYAQLQEIRTYYKFRDMEVDRYEIGGSYQQVMLSARELEPALLPPNAHTWVNLHLLFTHGIGVVMSPVTQKSAEGLPTLYLKDIPPVASLGPAIRQPRIYFGQASDSYVIVKASTPEFDYPKGVDNAYTTYDGSDGITLAGAARRTLFAWYFGDTNILLSNYVTDESRILFRRNIQDRVRVIAPFLRLDRDPYVVVSGGRLFWIQDTYTTSDWFPYARPAPEETANYIRNSVKVVIDAYNGSVAFYVADPSDPIVATYRRIFPGLFKPLEAMPPDLQRHIRYPEDLFLMQARMYRAYHMDAPEVFYNREDLWQFPREPNISEHATMAPYYAIMRLPGEARAQFFLMLPMVPNQRQNMIAWLAARCDPPDYGKLIVYEFPKDKLVYGPFQIEARINQNTEISQQITLWNQSGSRVIRGNLLVIPIANSVLYVTPLYLRAETGQLPELKRVIAAYGERVVMEETLSAALASLFKESAIGELSPVRPGPMTPGPMTPSPMTRGPITPGSMTPGRPSPAGPGDDRARAALRHYDLAIERLKAGDWSGFGAELEALRALLEALSQPAPLVSKERTQPPTATDDGLRPQP is encoded by the coding sequence ATGCGGCGCAGACCCCTTGCAGTGGCAAGTATCGTCATCCTGGTGTGCCTGGTCACATTGGGACGGGTGGGCGACTTCCTGGTCGATTGGATCTGGTTTTCTTCGATCGGCTATCCCGATGTCTTTTGGACGGTCTTCAAAGCCAAGGCTGCCCTCGGCGCCGCGACCTTCCTCGGATCGGGTCTCTCCCTTTGGGCGTCCGGCGTCCTCGCCTTGCGCTTCGCCCGGCGGCCGGCCCCGCTCCCCCCGGCCTTCGGCGTGGGGTCCGCGGCCGTTCCGCTGTTGCCCGGCCTGTTCAGGCGCGCGGACCCTCGCTTTGCCTGGCGGTTTCTCATTGCCGCCGCCGCGGTCATTCCCGGCGCGTTCATCGCCGCCGGCGAGACCGGCAACTGGGACCTGGCCCTGCGGTTCATCGCGCAGGCGCCCTACGGCCAGAGCGATCCCCTCTTCAACACGGACATCGGCTTCTATCTCTTTTCGCTGCCCGCCTATGTGGCGCTCAGGAACTGGATGCTGATAACGCTCTTCGCGAGCACCCTTGTCGCCGGCCTTGTCTATTGGGCCCATGGCGACGTCGTTATTGCCGCGCAAAGCCGCTGGATCTCGCCGGCCGCGATCGCCCACGGTTCCGTGTTGCTGGGCCTGTTCTTCGTGGTGAAGGCCTGGTCGTACGTCCTCGACCGGTTCTTGCTGCTCTACGGCGACAATGGCGTGGTCGTGGGGGCGGGCTACACCGACATCCATGTCGGCCTGCCCGTTCTCTGGGCGCTCGTCGCGGTGGCCTCCGTCGCAGCACTCCTCTCATGGGCGAACTTACGCAGACGCACGTTCAGGCTTCCGCTGACGGCGGTGGTCCTGGTCTTCGGCAGTTCATTCGTGCTGTCGCTCGTCTGCCCCGCGCTGTTCCAACGCATCTACGTGAAGCCGAACGAACTGCAGCTCGAGGCGCCGTATATCGGGCAGAACATCGCCCTCACCCAAGAAGCCTACAATTTACGCCAGATCGCGGTGAAGCCATTCCCGGCGGAACTGGGCCTCTCGTACCAGTCGATCCAGGACAATGGCGCAACGATCGACAATATCCGGCTGTGGGACTGGCAGCCGCTGGTGGATACCTATGCCCAGCTGCAGGAAATCCGGACCTATTACAAATTCCGCGACATGGAGGTCGATCGCTACGAGATCGGCGGCTCGTATCAGCAGGTGATGCTGTCGGCGCGCGAGCTCGAACCGGCGCTCCTGCCGCCCAATGCCCACACCTGGGTCAACCTGCACCTGCTGTTCACCCACGGCATCGGCGTGGTCATGTCGCCGGTCACCCAGAAATCGGCCGAGGGGCTGCCGACCTTATATCTGAAGGACATCCCGCCGGTCGCCTCGCTCGGGCCCGCCATCCGGCAGCCGCGTATCTATTTCGGCCAGGCCAGCGACTCCTACGTGATCGTCAAGGCGAGCACGCCGGAGTTCGACTATCCGAAGGGCGTCGACAACGCCTACACGACCTATGACGGCAGCGACGGGATCACCCTCGCAGGCGCCGCCCGAAGGACTCTGTTCGCGTGGTATTTCGGCGATACCAACATCCTGCTCAGCAACTATGTCACCGACGAGAGCCGGATCCTGTTCCGGCGCAATATCCAGGATAGGGTGCGCGTGATCGCGCCGTTCCTCCGGCTGGACCGCGATCCCTATGTGGTGGTGAGCGGCGGGCGGCTCTTCTGGATCCAGGACACCTACACGACGAGCGACTGGTTCCCCTACGCCCGGCCGGCGCCGGAGGAGACGGCGAACTATATCCGCAACTCGGTCAAGGTCGTCATCGATGCCTATAATGGCAGCGTGGCGTTTTACGTGGCGGATCCCTCGGACCCGATCGTCGCGACGTACCGGCGCATCTTCCCCGGCCTGTTCAAGCCGTTGGAGGCGATGCCGCCGGATCTGCAAAGGCACATCCGCTATCCGGAGGATCTTTTCCTCATGCAGGCTCGGATGTACCGGGCCTACCACATGGATGCCCCGGAGGTTTTCTACAACCGCGAAGACCTCTGGCAATTTCCCCGCGAGCCCAACATCAGCGAGCACGCCACGATGGCGCCCTATTACGCCATCATGCGGCTGCCTGGGGAGGCCCGCGCCCAGTTCTTCCTCATGCTGCCCATGGTGCCGAACCAGCGGCAGAACATGATCGCGTGGCTCGCCGCGCGCTGCGACCCGCCAGACTATGGCAAGCTGATCGTCTACGAGTTTCCGAAGGACAAGCTCGTCTACGGGCCGTTCCAGATCGAGGCGCGCATCAACCAGAACACGGAGATCTCCCAGCAGATCACACTGTGGAATCAATCGGGGTCGAGGGTCATCCGCGGCAATCTTCTCGTCATTCCCATCGCGAACTCGGTCCTCTATGTCACGCCCCTCTATCTGCGCGCGGAGACCGGGCAATTGCCGGAGCTGAAGCGCGTGATTGCGGCCTATGGCGAGCGCGTGGTCATGGAGGAGACGCTGTCGGCGGCCCTCGCGTCCCTGTTCAAGGAATCCGCCATTGGCGAGCTGAGCCCCGTGAGGCCGGGCCCCATGACGCCAGGCCCCATGACGCCAAGCCCCATGACGCGGGGGCCTATAACGCCGGGCTCCATGACACCAGGCAGGCCGTCGCCGGCAGGCCCGGGGGACGATCGTGCCCGCGCAGCG